A stretch of Gouania willdenowi chromosome 21, fGouWil2.1, whole genome shotgun sequence DNA encodes these proteins:
- the LOC114455111 gene encoding WD repeat, SAM and U-box domain-containing protein 1-like, giving the protein MVLLLHLRVYSTADFTELPSPRSGATVTGSQLLFQLVRRLPAQLLHGRSAISWRTDTGEVSAVLQHPSRSPLRACSLAPDTSLLLAGATDGTATLWDFSSQTLRRCSVVSEASVVACCFSPCGQMFVTGCTNGDLKLWDIDVHLLHAEKDAHDLGVACCCFCSQFKVDDCCVEFRLASCGQDNQMKVWIVSQREGGGRPAS; this is encoded by the exons aTGGTCCTGCTGCTCCA TCTCCGTGTTTACAGCACAGCGGACTTCACGGAGCTGCCTTCTCCCCGCTCAGGGGCCACGGTTACGGGGTCACAGCTGCTGTTTCAGCTCGTGCGGAGGTTACCTGCTCAGCTGCTCCACGGACGGTCCGCCATCTCGTGGCGAACAGACACAG GTGAGGTGTCAGCTGTTCTGCAGCATCCGAGCCGCAGTCCACTCCGCGCATGCTCACTGGCCCCGGACACATCACTGCTGCTGGCAGGAGCCACAGACGGAACTGCAACCCTCTGGGACTTCTCCTCCCAGACTCTGCGCAG ATGCAGTGTGGTGAGCGAGGCCAGTGTTGTTGCATGCTGCTTCTCTCCGTGTGGCCAGATGTTTGTGACTGGCTGCACTAATGGAGACCTCAAACTCTGGGACATAGACGTCCACTTACTGCATGCTGAGAAGGACGCGCATGACCTCGGGGTCgcctgctgctgcttctgctcGCAATTTAAAGTTG ACGACTGCTGTGTGGAGTTTCGACTGGCCTCCTGTGGACAGGACAACCAGATGAAAGTATGGATTGTTTCCCAGCGTGAAGGAGGAGGTAGGCCGGCTTCTTAA
- the cd302 gene encoding CD302 antigen, producing the protein MEPQRKRCSSRWPLCCFFVLFFHVQLVWTGDCPADGRTWLTFGDRCYHFVHGEEDKIKGYTFDRAKTLCQGFELLTIQNAEENDFVINYSPKVWKGNVNVWLGMYYDTNSDNMMWFHEDPVRFTNWEQSSFASDLLPVDTCVALHSMTGRWENVSCMDDMENGVICETAQDVETAKRKPSGLLSALVILSVVAIMGISVVIWVVHQKHKFGSTILTAFEYHPPFRVLDSDQSCLVEAEETDSVP; encoded by the exons ATGGAGCCGCAGAGGAAACGGTGCAGCTCTCGTTGGCCACTGTGTTGCTTCTTCGTCTTGTTTTTTCACGTCCAACTGGTCTGGACTGGAG ATTGCCCTGCAGACGGACGTACGTGGTTAACATTTGGAGACAGATGTTACCACTTTGTCCACGGAGAAGAAGACAAAATCAAAGGCTACACCTTTGACAGAGCGAAAACCCTCTGTCAAGGCTTTG AACTTCTGACTATCCAAAATGCTGAGGAGAATGACTTTGTTATTAACTACAGCCCAAAGGTCTGGAAAGGAAACGTCAACGTGTGGTTGGGAATGTATTATGACACAAACA GTGACAACATGATGTGGTTCCACGAGGACCCTGTCCGCTTCACTAACTGGGAGCAGAGCTCCTTTGCCTCAGACCTGCTGCCTGTAGACACATGTGTTGCATTGCATAGCATGACAGGAAGATGGGAAAATGTGAGCTGCATGGATGATATGGAGAACGGGGTCATCTGTGAGACGGCTCAGG ATGTGGAAACAGCAAAGCGAA AGCCCAGCGGGCTGCTCTCCGCCCTGGTCATTCTCAGCGTGGTGGCTATCATGGGAATCTCAGTAGTCATTTGGGTCgttcatcaaaaacacaaattcggCTCCACCATCCTCACGGCTTTCGAGTACCACCCACCGTTCCGAGTCCTGGACTCAGACCAGTCCTGCCTGGTGGAGGCTGAGGAGACTGATAGTGTGCCTTAG
- the rbms1b gene encoding RNA-binding motif, single-stranded-interacting protein 1, translating to MIFANSGNPLRTQYRKQPPVVSASHPMAPPSPSTNGSTANWDQLSKTNLYIRGLCPSTTDHDLVKLCQPYGKIVSTKAILDKATNKCKGYGFVDFDSPAAAQKAVVALKSSGVQAQMAKQQEQDPTNLYISNLPLSMDEQELENMLKHFGQVVSTRILRDSSGVSRGVGFARMESTEKCDEVISHFNGKFIKMPPGVLAPSEPLLCKFADGGQKKRQSQNKYSQSGRTWSRNSDSRLAGMTLSYDPSAAAMQNGFFPPPYGISNRMIAQASMSPYMSTYQMQNLSWVHHQPYIMQHPPSSAMAPLTQQMNHLSLGNAGAFMSANTSMQGAYMPQYAHMQTAAVPVEENGATSQVDSSSNPSPYSYQQTK from the exons ATGATTTTTGCTAATAGTGGAAACCCTCTGAGGACTCAGTATCGAAAACAG CCACCTGTAGTCTCAGCATCACATCCCATGGCTCCGCCCAGTCCGAGCACCAATGGCAGCACAGCAAACTGGGACCAACTCAGCAAGACGAACCTTTACATCCGAGGGCTGTGTCCTTCAACTACAGACCATGACCTGGTCAAGCTTTGTCAGCC GTATGGCAAAATTGTGTCAACAAAAGCTATCCTGGACAAGGctacaaataaatgtaaag GATATGGCTTTGTGGATTTTGACAGCCCCGCTGCAGCTCAGAAAGCTGTCGTTGCCCTCAAGTCCTCTGGCGTCCAAGCTCAGATGGCAAAG CAACAGGAACAGGACCCAACAAACCTGTACATCTCCAACCTGCCACTATCGATGGACGAGCAGGAACTGGAGAACATGTTAAAGCATTTTGGTCAGGTCGTATCCACGCGCATCCTCAGGGATTCCAGCGGAGTCAGCCGAGGAGTGGGATTCGCAAG GATGGAGTCAACGGAAAAATGTGATGAAGTTATTTCTCATTTCAATGGAAAGTTCATTAAGATGCCTCCTGGAGTTCTGG CTCCGTCGGAACCTTTGCTGTGCAAATTTGCTGACGGCGGACAGAAAAAGAGACaaagtcaaaataaatacaGCCAGAGTGGCCGGACCTGGTCAAGAAACAGTGACTCCAGACTT GCTGGAATGACACTCTCATATGATCCCAGTGCAGCTGCAATGCAAAATGG aTTTTTTCCACCACCCTACGGTATTTCCAACAGGATGATCGCCCAAGCCTCCATGTCTCCTTACATGTCAACATATCAG ATGCAGAATCTATCCTGGGTGCACCATCAGCCCTACATCATGCAGCACCCA CCTTCATCTGCGATGGCTCCTCTCACTCAGCAGATGAACCACCTCTCTCTGGGCAATGCTGGAGCG TTTATGTCAGCCAACACCTCTATGCAAGGAGCGTATATGCCACAGTACGCACACATGCAGACAGCAGCTGTTCCTGTGGAG GAAAATGGTGCAACATCACAAGTGGATTCATCAAGCAATCCATCGCCGTACTCGTACCAACAAACCAAATAG